Part of the Myxocyprinus asiaticus isolate MX2 ecotype Aquarium Trade chromosome 17, UBuf_Myxa_2, whole genome shotgun sequence genome, tgatggattccacttctgtcagccaagaacagaaaactgaagctgcagtgggcctaccatttgtgtacctacCGTATgtagaaatccagatttgtcagaccaggcgatgtttttccaattgtctactgtccagttttggtgagcctgtgcccactgcagcctcagtttcctgttctaagctgacagtagtggtacccggaggtgtcttctgctgctgtcgcccatctgcctcaatgttcgatgtgttgtacattcagaaatgcttttctgcatagcactgttgtaacgtgtttatttgggttactgtctatcttcctgtcagcttggaccagtctggccattctccactgacctctgtcattaacaagccgtttcgCCCACAAAAatgccactcgctggatgttttttgttttcccacACCATTCTCTTTATGAAGAgaatgaaaatgcataaaaatcccaggaaatcagccattgcagaaatactcataccagcccatctggcatcaacaatcatgccacggtcgaaatcaccgaGATCTcatttattccccattctgatgattggtgtgaacattaactgaagctcctgacccatatctgcatgattttatacatttcactgctgccacgtgatcagctgattagataattgcatgaatatgtagatgtacaggtgtgccTAATATAGTGtccggtgagtgtatataacaAAAAGGACACAGTAAGAAAGAGGGAGTGAGTTCCAGAGCTTTGGAGACATGACAGACAATGATCTACCTACAGTACCAGCCATAATAAAGAGATGGAATGgtttttggatgcttttttgaACATTTATTAGCATGTATACCAACCTTatacataacttgtttgtttattcattagagttatttatttagttagtttttacATATTTCACATGTTTACCTTTGTACCATCTTTTTGTTTCATATTTCTTCACTCTAAATTTGGTCTTTAATTAGTAGTACCTGGAGGTGTTTTTATTGTCTTGAAGGCCAGGCTGTCACCTGTAGGAGGAGCTGTGGGTCATAACATAATTCAGTGGAGATCTTTACATTCAGTCTTTGTTTGCTGTTCAAATGAGCACAGTGTCACAGTGGTGAATGCATTAAGGAGTGTTAGAATGTGATTGAAAGAGTCAACATTGTAAAATAATGTGGTCAGGGTTTTTACTGTTGCagaagacaataaataaataaataaatgtcttcttcCCCTTCATCTCAGTTTCAATGCACATCAAGCAGTGTGTATGAGGTTACATGCAtcagagaggggagagggaacagagagagggagggataGAGATAGCCATAAAGAGAgaaagtgtatgtatgtgtgtgagagtgcggGGGgagcaaagagaaaaagagaaagtaagacagagagagagagagagagagagagagagagagagagagagagagagagagagagcaaacacAAGGATAGCAGGCTTGACATATACATATTCTCACTGAACAACCAGAAATCCTATTGCCAGAGAGACACACAGTCGCAGCCACTGAGAGAAGAAGAAGGTCACCTCTAGAACAGTGAAGGTACGGTGTGTCAGTTTGTGACCATAAAGTCAGAGCTAAGTTAGGTTACATTCTCATCTAGATGTTGAGTGCAGAAGCATCTGTGGGAAAACCTTTGCATACTAAAAATTCATGTCAGTGCAAGGTAAATGGATTGTTGAGCTGAGAGTTTTGTATTTGGTAAGCTTTTCTTTTAACCTATAGTTCCTCATGCACTCTCATCTGATATTATATTCTCTTTTGTCTTATTTGTCCTTGGTGAATGATGTCTGCATATACTTTCACTTCACAGGTGGGTCAAACGTGAAGACCAAAACTCAGCAGAACTCTGGACATGAGAATTTGGGAGGTCCTACTTTAAACTGAAGGACACATTTTGATACCACACCATTGAAAGTCAACAAGAGATTGCAGCAATACTGAGGGTCATGATGGAGAAACTCTCTGAAAAAGATAAAGGTCTGATCCGGGATAGCTGGGAGAGCCTGGGGAAGAACAAGGTGCCACATGGAATTGTTATGTTTAGGAGGTAATGTGTCCATCATGCTGCATGCTGGCATTGACTCAGGGTGTCATACGTACTATGCGAACGTGtctaaatgtttatttagaaagTTACATGACAGGATGGTGTgacactgtatttatttatttttttacaaatacaaaGTCTTTTTAGTGTGAAAGATgcattttgttaattaaaattaattctaaataattaaataataatttaaaaaaagtttaattttatgttatgtaaATAATATACTTTTACATAATTGGCATTGAAAATAGCCAAAAATTACCATAACCCAAGGGTATTCCAGATTATATTACGAATTGAAAATGAAAAGGTTTATCATCTTAACAAGCAAACTAAAGCATATATTTTAAATCTCTTTAAATCCATCAAAACATTCCTCATCAGTTTTCCCGCTGTCTGTTTCTCTAACCGCAGCTCAGTAAGAGGCTTGACTTGTTGCTTGGCGACAGGGAGTAGCAAGatcattttcatcaaaatcactttCTTAAAGAAAAGATGCTATAAAGTATCACTTTACTAAGTGTTCCTCTTTGAACTCCCCGTAAAGGATAAAAAGATATCACTGGCTTTCTTTGAAAAGAATAAAGGTGCTTTAAAGCTGGATACATATTGTTAGGTAATCAATTTAGGTTATATAGCTTATATTAAGTAATCTTATGTTCTTGTTTCATTTGATTGCTTGAGGATAGTATAGGATAAGCAATCATTATTGAAGATCCTTGTCAATAAAATGATCTGTAGTGTTAACTTGTGTGTAAAATGTGTCTTTGGTAGGTTATTTGAGCTGGACCCTACACTGCTCACCCTCTTCAGCTACAGCACAAACTGTGGAGTTTTACCTGAATGTCTATCCAGCCCTGAGTTTCTTGACCATGTCACCAAGGTGAGGCTAAAAGTAAAAATGATGTTCAGGAGAAAACCTTTTGTGGGGTTTTGTGTTGTAGTGGAGTCAGATGGTTGCTGGTGACAGGGAGCAAGTGTCGTATTTAGATGGTAACCCTTGTGCTGCGAAACTCTCAAATGATTAAGCCTAACCTGATGCCTTGGTAGCAGGAAATGAGCTTTTGCAAGAGTTAGCGCAGAACGAGGGTAACCATCTAGACATTACCATGAATAACCCAAAAGCCATCACCATTATGCCCTTGCACAAGGCATGTAAACCCAGGGAGATTGTCCTTGTAATACCTCTTACTAAAaggaccagcttaaaccagtatTAATTTCCATGCTGTTTCTGGGCGATCATGGAAGTCTTGCCAATTAAGCTACTTAAAAAGCCTTGTGGgaaaacaaacacaccagcatcccatgttgGGGACCAGCATCTAAAACTGaggaccagcaatgctggtcatTTCAGCAGGGATGGCACCATTGTGTGAAAGCTGCAGTATCAAAGTCCACAGGTCTTGTGTCAATAAGGATTGTTGATTTCATTGTTCTTTGTTCAACAAGAATGAGAAGAATGAACACTCAAATTGCTTCCTTTCATCGACTAGCTTTGGTCCAAACATCTGATTTTACAGAAATGTTAAAACCAGAGTTATGGATGGTTATATGTATGTCCAGGTAATGTTGGTGATTGATGCAGCTGTGAGCCATCTTGATGACCTACATACTTTGGAGGACTTCTTGTTGAACTTAGGCCGGAAGCACCAGACAGTTGGGGTCAAGATCCAGTCCTTTACTGTGAGTACGCCTTGTTACAATCAAAGTcccaaggcaagtcagtccatttggtggccatctttggaacgctcccgggcaggctaggcagctattttctatgtaaacaaacaGTATAAAAGtaaagctcctatctacttgaatggggaaagactggtCACgcttaaaaaaagctttttttcagGCAGGCTTAGCTAATGCCAGTGCGCCTTCTCGAGTTTATTGACAGCCGATCCCTATATCTAAAAGCTTACTGGCCCTTCTACCTGTAAGgtaggacttccttttctacaactgttgggcattccaatttctcccattcattttattacaagtggttcgtctctgctaaatagtctctgttacAACCCATAAGGTCATCTTGTCATCAGTTAATTAGCAATCTTTGGTGTTCCTGTAGctaaactggtagagcatgggaCCCATATGCTGATAAAGTCTATATCTTGAATGCActtttggataaaagcaactgCCGAGtccataaataaaaatataattctttGTATGACAGATGATATAAATTAAAAATTGCAGCCATGAtgctcaaatgtcaaaacaacaatgAGATTGACAATGGGTTAAAAAAAAGTCACAGTGAGTTGTCAAACCATTGGTGGACTGATTGGATTGTTTTGATGTGTTTATCAGGTGGTTGGAGAGTCCCTACTCTATATGCTTCAATGCAGTTTGGGTCCAGCATACACAGCACCACTGCGTCAGGCCTGGCTCAATATGTACAGCAGTGTGGTATCAGCCATGACCCGAGGCTGGGCCAAGAATGGAGAACATAAGTCCAACTGAGTAGGAGGTAGAAGATTCACACTGAAAAACACCATACTGTATGTAACATGATTGCTATAGAGGTCCACCAAATGTAACTACACAAAAACTCCTTTGAAAGAGTGAGGGGCTTGTTAATGGGACCGCCAAAGTTAATATCTGTTCAGTTGAGTTGAGTGTGTTGGCTACCTGAACAGTCTAAGCTTAGTTTGGTCTAACTGTAGTCTGAGATTGTAGTTATGGATAACAAAGCAGTAATGAGGTTGATGGTCTGTATGATTTTTAAGATAGGAAAAGTTCAGGACAGATAGTTTATGGTTTAAATTTTAAAAGCAACATTTGCTTTGTACATATAATAATGACTAAATGTATTTCCTCGAATTATCTTAAATGACTGTTTAGATGTAGTGATATTTCATGTGAGCGTGCTAAAACAGAGGTTTGACTATGCACCTGTGAGCTTGGTCAGCTTGAAAAATAAGACCTAAATAACACTTTTAAGAATCAATCTACCAGAAAATAAGATAATTAAAACCATCTaaatttcactttaattttaaatGACACAGGAATGGTATTAATTCTTCTTTAAACTTGCTATAAATTCTTCTGTAAATTAATAATTCGATAATCTACTGGTAGTTTAAGTTTAGTTGAAGTTTGTGATGCTCAGTAAATTACTTGAGCACAACCatagtaatatttaataatatgacCCAAATGGTAGTATCAAAGACCGCTAAGTATTTTTGAAAGACAAATAAGCAATCAGTAGCCATATAATACATTATTgtaaccatttatttttttatgccatCAAAATGTTCTTGCCAAACTTTTTTTGACACCTTCTTGTACCATTATCAGTATTTCTGGCGATGAAAGTAATTGACGATAACTGTTACATCCTAAATAGCTTTTGGAATTTTTAGACTGTTAATTTATCAACCGTGCCATGTCATACGTTTACATTTCCATTGTATGGGATTATACTCTTAGCACTCTACTCAAAGGCTTACTTACAAAACACTTGTGTAGACTGTTACTTAACATTAAGTGACTGTTATATCATATTAACTAGATATCTATTCACATATTTAGAATTGTAGATAATAAGTTTTTATGTCAAATGATCTGCTTCAGTGgacataaaataaaagtttttattaaaatgtggTTTATCGCCTTTTTGCAGTTTTTGTTAGCAATTAttctgaatattttaaaacagtaaaTTGTATTActttgcttattattattattattattattattattattattaaaacctcGTTAGTTAAGAGAATACAGACTCTTATCTCAAGAGATAAGAACACTTGTCATAATTATGAGCTatagaacatttttaaaatctatgATAACCATTTTGCtgctattgtttaaaaaatttaaatagatTTCTCCATTTGAGTGGTCCTGGCTAAGTATCTCAAAATGTGTAGAGGTAGCTGTGTGTGATGTCATCACAACCCTATATCTAAACTGCCAATACATTACATGTCATGTGTTTATATGACAATACCTACTTTAGGTACTGTATATagccttttgtttatattttggtGTATGTGGATTTATAATTGTATGTATTGCTTAATGGTGCTTATGCAGTGTTGTGTGCCACTTAGAATTCAATTGAGATACCTTTTAAATTCCACTTCAGTTCTTGAATTGAATTTAAACTGAGGTATTAGGATGCAGAACTGTAATTTGCTTTTGGAGAAGTAAAAAACTGAGTGAaatttaaagaaattcataaactACTGTACTGCATATGTGGAGTTTTAAGTAAAACATTAAatttttcagtatgaattaccCATAAACATGGTGATGTTAATAATCATTTATTGAAATGCCACCTATAGAAAtgagtatttatgtatttttgatgatatgtaataatgtaaatgtaattttatggACCATAGTGGAAGAACACTTCAATTCCCAGAATGGTCTATTTTACTCAAAATGTTGATgtcagtatttattttattaagtttACATGAAAGCAATGTGGTGGACATTTTGTGATACTGGATGGCAAAATCAGTTTTGAAGGTGGTCAATAGGCTAACTGTTTTAACAGTATTAAACTTAGTTTAGAGTAGAATAGGCTATCTGTACTGTATATCAGGGAATAAATAGGCataattaattatgtaattaattatatttagttACAAAACGGTCTTACTCTgttgaatttatttgaattacatttcagtaaattccTCTCCTTGtcatttaaattcaaattcaacatcttgtggaatgtggtcaattaaattcaaatttcaaTTTATGAATTAAAAGGGAACTAAAAACTTGGAATTTTGCCCAATCCTGGCCTATGATACtttttgtgtaatatatatatctatatatatatatatatatacaaaagtttggggtcacttgcctgaaatgtttctcatgatcttaaaaaccttttgatctgaaggcgtatgcttaaatgtttgaaattagttttatagacaaaaatataattgtgccaacatatacatttatttaattacaaaactaaaatgttattaaaaaaaaaataaataaaaaaataaaaagacttggaccaaataattaagaaaagcagccactaagtgcccagcatatagatgggaactccttcagtactgtttaaaaagcatcccagggtgatacctcaagaagttgaagatgctaaaatataacacagttttgatttattttggatttctttagtcacaacataattcccatatttccatttctatgattccatagttttgatgactttactattattctaaaatgtgaaaataaaataaaataataataataataaaattaaattaaaattacaataaagaatgagtaagtgaccctaaacttttgaacggtagtgtatatatatatatatatatatatatatatttctctctaagagacttttttctcttttgctgAAAATGTACCACCTAATGGCTTTCCAATAACATGTTTATGGAATGATAAGCTTTATATAATAAGCTGATTAATCTTAAACATCTTTTACAAAGATGCAATGGTTACAACATTTTCAAGTGAAAGTGTTTCCTTGTGATAATCTCTGTTTATTGACCACTGAAgttctgtgtgtgtgcagtgtttgCCTCTGTGATTTTTCTCTTGATATTCTGTAACTGAAGTGTCTCAATGTCTACCTCACTGAAGCAGCTGCTACTACAGTAAACAGCGATGTTATGACCTGACTCCTCAGTATAACCAAAAAAAGTGATACACTGTACATCCTGTTTCCTTAGCCAGTCATCAATCCTATAAGTATCAGGATCATTCAAACTCTATGTCAGCATATGTGTTTGAAgcttatttgtaataaattacataaataaagaaaatctcACACATGTGGCTCTGACAGAAATCAATTAATTTATGTTAAATATAATGTGAGATTTACATCTCAACATGTTTGCTCTCTCTAAATCTTCTTTTCCAAAGAATCTAATAGAGTTTTGTGTTATTCTCAGGAAAtggtggcattttatttatttatttatttgtttgtcattgcatttGCAAAGGATAACTGCTGAACTTTGAAGAAATCACATTTTCCCACCGCCCTACAATATTACAGTAACATTAGTTGTTAAAGGCATCATTTACATGTGGGActggtgggacatgtccctaccaaattttgcctttgccaattttgtccacatcattttttgaaatagctttcgtcaggtaagtgtctaatgcagaagaaacatctcctgtttttgagcaggagtttccatttcgttcATGTGTGTTACAATAAGTGGTAATCCAGCACtggagtttgttattttttatgttatgatGAGTGCTGGTTACAGCTGTTATCAGTGGCATTGAGTTGCCTTCAGTGGCGATGTTCTCTCGTGCATTCAGATGCCTTCTCTACTTGCTCCGCACCTTGCACTCCTTTCCAGTTAAATGAAATACATCCACTGACGTACAGATATACTAAATTAAAGTTATATTAGGCCGGATTTGAACCCGGAACTCACTGAAccatgtatttaataaaaatcaCAGTACTAACAGTGTTAGATGTACTGACATTACCTATACATTACCTAATTAATATTTGAGTTTCACCACTTTGTGACATCACCCCCCAAATGtccccaccatttttttttttaaacaaagtgacaCCCATGTTAGTTGTAAATACatacctgtatatttttttcaagaTTGTTTAAAACTCTAAATTAGAACCAATATAAGCTACTTATTATCTGACTAGATAACTGGTAACTTGTAGTATCAATCAGTTTTGTTGTGCCTTGTAAAAaggcacattattattattgtaaaacaatatgAATAATCCATGTCATTTTTctttacaaacaaaatgtttaaatcagggactaaaaacaaacaaaataataataataatttcagttcgttctgagcagaaccTGTATTTTTTCCGTTCtggtgcaacagtgcccgcccacttgtTCAGCCATGTCAGTACCGGAAGTTTTTTCCCATTGACTTCTCAAAAAATCCTTCACAAAAGAGTTGTaagctatgaaccaaaccaaccagctctgaggtaaatcacattacaatctttgatttgaagcaaaaaggtattttaaaatcagataaaaagacaaaggtacaacattgtgtacttaccatctttcacgagggcacaaactacaatcccatgaagcattgcgaatgacgtaatcggaTAAAAAccaatgggaatatataaaaacaattgattttaggttgttggttagaagtatagaaacaatatatttacatttattgtaaaatattccaatatatacaaataaataagtagtttgagggtgaaggAAGACCGACTCTAATGCGTCACTCagagtgcatcatggaagtgggtggtCTTTTCGTGGGCTTGCTTGgacgcagttctctgattggtggatctttcactgCTGTACCACGTGTagtcaccaggaattccgctattaaatgCAACTATTAAACaatgttaaaagttaaaataGTGCGGACTGATAGCTTCAACAGAGGCatagattaacaacctcggagctcacggtagatctgtcttttaaggtttataagtgattgttaaaaatcaattagtttatgcaaaaaaattatgggatttttacttctggaacctgaCAGTTGTGCTTtattggtaaccggttagaacgaaATTAAAGAAAGGTTaataaagttctttttttttttttttttaaatgacagtactctgtgctaagagTGAGTAATGTACCACCAGCtgcagtgttaccagatctctcaagaaaaaaggtacctggtctggaaaaacacacTTCGAATAaggattattatttaataattattttattattttattttaattatttgttttaattacaaatgGGTTCTCGGTCAGAATCTGGTgcatcaaatctgtatcaatgcatcatatctaacaataattcagtgaagacaactgagaaatttattttttacctcaatatttttccttgtatctggattagacGTGCATGAATGTAGTAATTACATAAAAGGTCTTCtgcatgtcacagaaggctatATCCACATCATGCATTAAGGAACAGAAATGTGTGAAAGGGAATTTGTTCCCATTCACATGTTCGCAAAACATTCCGTTCATTTTCGATTTTCATTTCCTTGGAACGTTTTCAGTCCCTGGTTTAAATGCTACAGGGTTGGAGGTCAGGTGCAAAAATGGTTAAAAATAGCCTTAGTTCACAAATATCATTGCACCACACAACTTTATTTACAGTCAGTGCTGTTGTGCTTTGTGCCAAGAACAACATTTTGTCTGTTAGAAAACATGTagcatattttaattttaaccaataaaaatgttttggtaGAATTTCTGgaactttaaaatatattttcctttACACATTAAACAGAGTTAAATCTAGTAAATAATGTGACTGATTTTAGTATTCTGTTATTTATACCAGTAATAAGTCATGGGGACACAGATAGCACACAAATGGTACCATTTCCAAAGACTGATCCTTATATAACACTGGCACACTAGATTGAAAATCAAAGAAATTGTATTTGTCCTGTGTTCTTCACATGTCACAATTCCAACAATCAGAAGGTTATAAAAGAAAAACTGTTCAAGGCCTTGCACtctctatttttctttctctctctgatgtGACACTGTCAGAATGGATGAGATATTGAGGCCAAACAAAACTGCAGAAGCGAGAGCTGCTTGCTGGATTTCTGAATCAGATGAGACATTACTAGATTCAATTACATTGCATTATTGTAAATGTCCTGAAGGCTGACTGTCAAGTCTAGGGACAATCTGCCTTGCTTATGAGGGGAAAAAACCTGCCTTCCACATAGCCTATACAGAATATCAGTGTGCTAGGACATTGTGGAGTAAATTAAAAGGCTAGCCCAGGTTTTGGCAAACTAAGACACCAGTGCCACCACTGGTATATAGAGTGGAGCACCAAACACATATCTACACTTTTAGTGGGTGAAACAAGTATAGGTTAGATAAGGTTCGGATTTGCGTTGTTTGCTTCGCGCAGTTGAGTTGATGATAGGGGTATGGTCTCTCACTGGCAGGCAGAAGCTGCGACAGACAGACAAcatttgtcaagtcaagtcatttttatttgtatagtgcttttcacaacacacatcgtttcaaagcagcttttcagaaaatcatgcattaacagaaaatgaaactgtaatatttatgaagtcttagagtcatcattgtgtagtttgattaaatatgattgtaaattgtgtataaaaataaataattaaataataatcatatttagaaccccattgagcaagccgaaggtgactgtgacaaggaacacaaaactccattagatgttggttaatggagaaaaataaccttgggagaaactaggctcactgtgggggccagttcccctctggctaaacagatataacttatttatgtgcagtgctagtcatggtttaaaattagttaactaagtaagtgttaagggccagtgtttaaacaaatattttgtaagaactgtaagattaatgactaatcctggataaatcagaatcagaatcagaatcagaatcagaatgagctttattgccaagtatgcttacacatacaaggaatttgtcttggtgacaggagcttccagtgtacaactatacaaaaacagcaacaagacttttaaaaaataattaaaattgaataaaatatagataaatattgaaaagaaaaaagtatatatagaatacacaatagacaatatatatatatatatatatatatatatatatatatatatatatatatatatatatatatatatacatacatacatacacacacacatacacatacgtacacattAACATACacattaactgcagaagttcacatagatgcattgtcctttgttagttggctgctgaaggctttagttggcaattcattgatagtctatggattccatttcaagagtgtagtccatcattagaccgaggtgatgcaggcaga contains:
- the LOC127454888 gene encoding neuroglobin-like; this encodes MMEKLSEKDKGLIRDSWESLGKNKVPHGIVMFRRLFELDPTLLTLFSYSTNCGVLPECLSSPEFLDHVTKVMLVIDAAVSHLDDLHTLEDFLLNLGRKHQTVGVKIQSFTVVGESLLYMLQCSLGPAYTAPLRQAWLNMYSSVVSAMTRGWAKNGEHKSN